Proteins encoded within one genomic window of Guyparkeria hydrothermalis:
- the queG gene encoding tRNA epoxyqueuosine(34) reductase QueG — translation MDPSELKRRIQGWAQELGFTEARVADIDLSDYERGFREWLSAGHGASMSFLERHGLLRFRPDELVPGTRRVLMVSRDYLPPESRSPQQVLGNPALAYVSRYSLGRDYHKLVRKRLAQLARRISDEVGPFTYRAFCDSAPVYETGLAERAGLGWKGKHSLVLNRSGGSWFFLGALFLDLDLPVDEPVADHCGTCTACIDVCPTGAIVADGVVDARRCISYLTIEADEDIPESLRPLMGNRVYGCDDCQLVCPWNRFARYTQDDDFQPRHDLDATELVTLFRWDEATFLARTEGSAIRRIGWRRWRRNLAVALGNIPPQADAAGEALAALTQELGEAGDQVDRHIRWAIDRLSGDRSRGSSG, via the coding sequence GTGGATCCGTCCGAACTCAAGCGGCGCATCCAGGGGTGGGCCCAGGAGCTCGGGTTTACCGAGGCCCGTGTCGCTGACATCGACCTGTCCGACTACGAACGCGGCTTCCGGGAATGGCTCTCGGCCGGCCACGGCGCGTCGATGTCGTTTCTCGAGCGGCACGGCCTGCTGCGCTTTCGTCCCGACGAGCTGGTGCCCGGCACTCGGCGGGTGCTGATGGTCAGCCGTGATTACCTCCCACCCGAATCACGGAGCCCGCAGCAGGTGCTGGGCAATCCCGCTCTGGCTTACGTCAGCCGGTACTCCCTGGGACGGGATTATCACAAACTGGTGCGCAAGCGGCTGGCGCAATTGGCGCGTCGCATCAGCGACGAGGTGGGGCCCTTTACCTACCGTGCCTTCTGCGATTCGGCTCCGGTTTACGAGACGGGGCTTGCCGAGCGAGCCGGCCTCGGGTGGAAGGGCAAGCACTCGCTCGTGCTCAATCGAAGTGGGGGCTCCTGGTTCTTTCTCGGCGCGCTGTTCCTGGATCTCGACCTGCCGGTGGACGAGCCGGTCGCCGATCACTGCGGCACCTGCACGGCGTGCATCGATGTCTGTCCCACCGGGGCGATCGTGGCCGACGGTGTCGTGGATGCCCGTCGTTGCATTTCCTATCTCACCATCGAGGCCGACGAGGATATTCCGGAGTCGCTCCGGCCGTTGATGGGAAACCGGGTTTACGGCTGTGACGACTGTCAGCTGGTGTGCCCATGGAACCGCTTCGCTCGTTACACTCAGGATGACGACTTTCAGCCACGCCATGACCTGGACGCCACGGAGCTGGTCACGTTGTTTCGCTGGGACGAGGCGACGTTTCTCGCACGAACCGAAGGGTCCGCGATTCGCCGCATCGGCTGGAGACGCTGGCGGCGCAATCTGGCGGTGGCGTTGGGCAATATCCCGCCACAAGCCGATGCGGCCGGAGAGGCGCTCGCAGCACTCACACAGGAATTGGGCGAGGCCGGCGACCAGGTGGACCGTCACATCCGATGGGCCATCGATCGCCTGAGCGGGGACCGTTCGCGCGGCTCGAGCGGTTGA
- the crcB gene encoding fluoride efflux transporter CrcB — protein MKLYLLIGLAGGLGAMARYLVTSVFMHVAGRGFPWGTFSVNVLGSALMGFLGVWLAARWQVPLEYRLAILTGFLGAFTTMSAFSVDTLALLERQQWVSAFAYVGGTIVLCLVAARGGMLVAERLAT, from the coding sequence ATGAAGCTATATCTGCTGATCGGACTCGCGGGCGGGCTCGGTGCCATGGCGCGCTATCTGGTGACGTCGGTGTTCATGCACGTTGCCGGTCGCGGTTTTCCCTGGGGTACCTTTTCGGTCAACGTGCTCGGATCGGCCTTGATGGGGTTTCTCGGGGTCTGGCTGGCTGCGCGCTGGCAGGTGCCGCTGGAGTACCGCCTGGCGATTCTTACCGGCTTTCTCGGTGCATTCACCACGATGTCCGCCTTTTCGGTTGATACGTTGGCGTTACTGGAGCGCCAGCAATGGGTGTCGGCATTCGCCTACGTGGGCGGCACGATCGTGCTCTGCCTGGTCGCGGCGCGAGGCGGCATGCTGGTGGCTGAACGGCTGGCGACGTGA
- the tsaB gene encoding tRNA (adenosine(37)-N6)-threonylcarbamoyltransferase complex dimerization subunit type 1 TsaB, protein MNILYLDSSTEACTAGVAVGDQVVTDFEIAPRGHAQLLLPMAESLLERTGVGFDELDLIGFGRGPGSFTGVRIATAMAQGIAMARDLPLAGVSSLDCLALGAWHRYVQGGGTADAEIAVAIDARMGEIYRAVYRVGAGGTLVVVEDEAVTEPTFPPRKDASLPLVVAGSGFGRYPEMAESDSVALHAPDALPHAEEALELLRRTSADDWMSADKAVPHYLRDNVAKVAT, encoded by the coding sequence GTGAATATTCTCTATCTGGATTCGTCCACCGAGGCCTGTACTGCCGGCGTTGCGGTGGGCGATCAGGTCGTGACCGATTTCGAGATCGCCCCGCGCGGCCATGCCCAGTTATTGCTGCCGATGGCCGAGTCCCTGCTCGAGCGGACGGGAGTCGGCTTCGACGAACTCGACCTGATCGGTTTCGGCCGCGGCCCCGGTTCGTTCACCGGCGTGCGCATCGCAACGGCCATGGCGCAGGGTATCGCCATGGCGCGTGATTTGCCGCTGGCGGGGGTCTCGTCACTTGACTGCCTGGCGCTCGGTGCCTGGCATCGCTACGTTCAGGGGGGTGGCACGGCTGATGCGGAGATCGCGGTGGCGATCGACGCCCGCATGGGAGAAATCTATCGCGCGGTCTACCGGGTTGGGGCAGGGGGAACGCTTGTCGTGGTGGAGGATGAGGCGGTGACCGAACCGACCTTCCCTCCGCGAAAAGACGCATCGCTCCCCTTGGTCGTGGCGGGCAGCGGCTTCGGGCGTTATCCGGAGATGGCCGAATCCGACTCGGTCGCGCTCCACGCTCCGGATGCATTGCCACACGCCGAGGAGGCGCTTGAACTGCTGCGGCGAACGAGTGCCGATGACTGGATGTCAGCCGACAAGGCCGTTCCGCACTATCTGCGCGATAACGTGGCCAAGGTCGCGACGTAG